In a genomic window of uncultured Sphaerochaeta sp.:
- a CDS encoding Hsp33 family molecular chaperone HslO, which yields MIKKKIEDNDLVKHLAALPEDGREVFLLHNDQIRVTALGATTLINQMRENHQLGPLETYVLGQAYLAAGLLSATVKGNDRIQLNIECGGPIGGVFVESWAVGAVRGYLKHNPIPLKAPLKSLDLNELYGPGFLSVSKLLEGHKAPFTGQTMMAYGDLAKDLALHYQQSEQTPTLFMLSLHFDDKARVTGSGAIFLQAMPACDEHILEELEKKAETLPSIGTYLSEGKSIRSYVEEQFASFGVRHLARQPLGFSCPCSREQYTKYLKHLGKAEKEDILKNGPFPLELVCVNCNTHYHWEKFELEHLLQETGGAHQ from the coding sequence ATGATCAAGAAAAAGATAGAAGATAATGATTTAGTGAAGCATCTCGCAGCCCTGCCGGAAGATGGGCGCGAGGTGTTTCTTTTGCATAACGATCAGATACGCGTTACTGCACTCGGGGCCACCACCCTTATCAATCAGATGCGTGAGAATCACCAACTCGGCCCGCTCGAGACTTACGTCCTCGGTCAGGCATACCTTGCCGCCGGCCTGCTCAGTGCCACCGTCAAGGGAAACGACCGCATCCAGTTGAACATCGAATGCGGAGGCCCCATCGGCGGTGTCTTCGTGGAGTCCTGGGCAGTGGGAGCTGTCCGCGGATACCTCAAGCACAATCCCATTCCCCTGAAGGCTCCTTTGAAGAGTCTCGACCTCAATGAGCTCTACGGTCCGGGCTTTCTTTCCGTCTCCAAACTCTTGGAAGGACACAAGGCTCCCTTCACAGGACAGACCATGATGGCCTATGGGGACTTGGCCAAGGATCTGGCGCTGCACTACCAGCAGTCTGAACAGACCCCTACCCTGTTCATGCTCTCCCTGCACTTCGACGACAAGGCACGGGTGACCGGCAGCGGGGCAATCTTTCTGCAGGCCATGCCTGCATGCGACGAGCACATTCTTGAGGAGTTGGAAAAGAAAGCAGAAACCCTGCCTTCCATCGGGACCTACCTCTCCGAGGGGAAATCCATCCGCTCCTACGTGGAAGAGCAGTTTGCCTCCTTCGGGGTACGGCATCTGGCCCGTCAGCCTTTGGGTTTCTCCTGCCCCTGCTCACGTGAGCAGTACACCAAGTATCTGAAACATCTCGGCAAAGCAGAGAAAGAGGACATACTGAAAAACGGCCCGTTCCCCCTGGAACTTGTCTGTGTCAATTGCAATACCCACTATCACTGGGAAAAATTCGAACTGGAACACCTGTTGCAAGAAACAGGAGGAGCACACCAATGA
- the ftsH gene encoding ATP-dependent zinc metalloprotease FtsH: protein MSKDNRSDKDWKETFKKKFNIEPGVHLGESGSKDKKKFTFSFWYFFIILLLFLALNTFMVSRQANVYAVDYTQFKQLVSDGTIRRVAIEEERYIGYPFSRDQAATDLRSLATDPNASSTATALLQSFSTYKVDDPTFIPLLDEKGVEYYATPPAKPSLISTLLSYALPFVFILLIWRFLFSKMGGQGGQGVLSFNQNKAKIVAEGDTGVRFDDVAGADESKYELEEVVDFLKRPEKYTEIGGKIPKGVLLVGPPGTGKTLLAKAVAGEAGVPFFKMSGADFVEMFVGVGAARVRDLFRQARENSPCIIFIDEIDAIGRSRVSAGMGGNDEREQTLNMLLVEMDGFDSRTGVIILAATNRPEILDPALLRPGRFDRQVLIDKPDLEGRLAILKIHTRSIKLGEDVDLRKIAQSAAGLAGADLANIANEAALLAVRQKRKTVLQADLEEAIEKSVAGLERKSRLLNAKERERVAYHETGHALTAFLTEGAEPVSKISIVPRGMGALGYTLQYPTEDRFLLSESELLNTIDTLLGGRAAEEVIYQEISTGAGNDISRASDLVRRMLTEFGMSERYRNITLPTTQSGIAGISGAREYSEKAQEYIDCETARIVNERYTKVKTNLEKNRKALETITTKLLEKEVLNGSEFQALAKSEVID from the coding sequence ATGAGCAAAGACAACAGATCAGACAAAGACTGGAAAGAGACATTCAAGAAGAAGTTCAATATAGAACCCGGGGTACACCTCGGGGAATCCGGGTCCAAGGACAAGAAGAAATTCACCTTCTCTTTCTGGTATTTCTTCATCATACTCCTGCTGTTCCTCGCCCTGAACACCTTCATGGTCAGCAGGCAGGCCAACGTATATGCTGTGGACTACACCCAGTTCAAGCAGTTGGTCAGCGACGGGACGATCAGGCGCGTGGCAATTGAGGAGGAACGCTATATCGGCTACCCCTTCTCCCGTGACCAGGCAGCAACAGACCTGCGCTCGCTTGCAACCGACCCGAATGCCAGCAGCACGGCAACTGCGCTCTTGCAGTCGTTCAGCACATATAAGGTGGATGACCCGACCTTCATACCGCTCCTCGATGAGAAGGGTGTGGAGTACTATGCCACTCCTCCGGCAAAGCCGAGCCTCATATCCACCCTCCTCTCTTATGCTCTGCCCTTCGTATTCATCCTTTTGATCTGGCGCTTTCTCTTCTCCAAGATGGGAGGCCAAGGCGGACAGGGAGTGCTCTCCTTCAACCAGAACAAGGCAAAGATTGTCGCCGAAGGGGATACCGGAGTGCGCTTTGACGACGTTGCCGGTGCCGATGAGAGCAAGTACGAGCTGGAGGAGGTCGTAGACTTTCTCAAGCGACCGGAAAAATATACCGAGATAGGGGGAAAGATCCCCAAGGGTGTCCTGCTGGTAGGTCCTCCGGGTACCGGAAAGACCCTCCTGGCAAAGGCAGTTGCAGGTGAAGCCGGGGTCCCGTTCTTCAAGATGAGCGGAGCAGACTTTGTCGAGATGTTCGTTGGAGTGGGGGCCGCCAGAGTGCGTGACCTTTTCCGCCAAGCCAGGGAGAACTCACCGTGCATCATTTTCATCGACGAAATCGATGCCATCGGACGCTCACGCGTTTCTGCCGGCATGGGGGGAAACGATGAGCGGGAACAGACCTTGAACATGCTTTTGGTGGAAATGGATGGATTCGACTCCAGAACCGGTGTCATCATCCTTGCGGCGACCAACCGCCCCGAGATCCTCGACCCCGCCCTGCTCAGACCCGGCCGCTTCGACCGTCAGGTGCTCATCGACAAGCCCGACCTCGAGGGGAGACTTGCCATCCTCAAGATCCACACCCGCTCCATCAAGCTTGGTGAGGATGTCGATCTTCGCAAGATAGCCCAGAGTGCCGCAGGCCTTGCCGGTGCAGACCTTGCCAATATTGCCAACGAGGCTGCCTTGCTTGCCGTACGGCAGAAACGCAAAACCGTCCTGCAGGCAGACCTTGAGGAAGCCATTGAGAAGTCGGTTGCCGGTCTTGAACGCAAGAGCAGGTTGCTCAATGCAAAGGAGCGGGAGCGGGTGGCCTATCACGAGACAGGGCATGCCCTGACCGCCTTCCTCACCGAGGGAGCGGAGCCGGTGAGCAAGATTTCCATCGTTCCCCGTGGCATGGGTGCCTTGGGCTATACCCTGCAGTATCCGACAGAGGATCGCTTCCTGCTCAGCGAGAGTGAGCTGCTCAACACCATAGACACCTTGCTTGGGGGCCGTGCCGCCGAGGAGGTCATCTACCAGGAGATCTCCACGGGCGCCGGAAACGATATCAGCAGGGCGAGCGACCTGGTACGCAGGATGCTTACCGAATTCGGGATGAGCGAGCGCTATCGCAACATCACCCTACCCACCACCCAAAGTGGCATAGCGGGAATTTCCGGAGCAAGGGAGTACTCGGAAAAGGCACAGGAGTACATCGACTGCGAGACCGCACGCATCGTGAATGAGCGGTATACGAAGGTGAAAACCAACCTGGAGAAGAACCGCAAGGCTCTTGAGACAATTACCACAAAACTGCTTGAAAAAGAAGTTCTCAATGGTTCTGAGTTCCAAGCACTTGCAAAAAGTGAGGTCATTGACTAA
- the rlmKL gene encoding bifunctional 23S rRNA (guanine(2069)-N(7))-methyltransferase RlmK/23S rRNA (guanine(2445)-N(2))-methyltransferase RlmL, whose protein sequence is MIFFATSALYMNDIIEEEARQAGATDIRSVSGGVEFSADLASAYRFCLWSRTATRVMMGLFQDEDILTADELYEASVQIPWEEWVNPNLTFSVTETVKNCPYMKNSHFAAIRLKDAIVDRIREKFEGERPLVDKDESDVVFHVHIEGEKVAWYVDFSGRGLHKRGYRVAQTDAVLSEYLASSVIYRSEWRKALDKEEGVPTLLDPFCGSGTLAIEAALWASDRAPGLVSARRFNFFDLPIHDPDLYEEVVDEALLRAEQAKDRKIAIYAWDSDPKAVAITKKHAQLAQVDHLITFSVKDFTKVTKEDVPAETGYIITDPPYGLRMEGPIDLQVLYRQMGKQISTLFGGWHAAILCGQQELLSHVDMKPDRTNTVNNGGVTCQIAHYYVFTDEERQQMIERAIERKKERLAQPLSEGAQMAYNRLVKNLAAIKPIMAEQNVTCYRIYDADMPEYSAAIDLYEGKYISLQEYAPPATIDPEAALKRLGELIDATERATGIDREQIYVRQRTPQKGEKQYEKMASTDKFYIINENGAKYLVNFTDYLDTGIFLDHRPIRAQIAQLAEGKRFLNLFCYTGTATVQAAKGGALSTVSVDASSTYLDWAVKNMQVNGYTEMNHFFYRSDCLQFLFDTYDRYDLIFCDPPTFSNGKGRDTFDVDRDQVRLIKACMMHLDQKGTLIFSCNYRKFSMDERLLDEFDVQDITATTIAEDFARDQKIHYTFLIKHRTVVKVQQPKSTMKLVRRK, encoded by the coding sequence ATGATTTTCTTCGCAACATCCGCGCTCTACATGAATGACATCATCGAAGAGGAAGCCCGCCAAGCCGGCGCTACCGACATCCGCAGCGTAAGCGGGGGGGTGGAGTTCAGCGCCGACCTCGCCAGCGCATACCGTTTCTGCCTGTGGTCCCGAACTGCGACCAGAGTCATGATGGGACTCTTCCAGGATGAGGATATCCTCACCGCCGACGAGCTCTATGAAGCATCGGTGCAGATCCCTTGGGAAGAATGGGTCAACCCGAACCTTACCTTCTCGGTGACTGAGACCGTGAAAAACTGCCCCTACATGAAGAACTCCCACTTCGCTGCCATCCGGCTCAAAGATGCCATCGTCGACCGTATCCGCGAGAAGTTCGAGGGAGAACGTCCGCTGGTGGACAAGGACGAGAGCGATGTGGTCTTCCACGTGCATATCGAGGGAGAGAAGGTTGCTTGGTATGTCGATTTCTCAGGCCGTGGACTGCATAAGCGGGGATACCGGGTTGCCCAGACAGACGCGGTGCTCAGCGAATACCTTGCAAGTTCTGTCATCTATCGCTCCGAATGGCGCAAGGCTTTGGACAAGGAAGAAGGGGTGCCTACCCTGCTCGACCCCTTCTGCGGTTCGGGAACCCTGGCCATCGAGGCTGCCCTTTGGGCCAGCGATCGTGCTCCGGGCTTGGTGAGTGCGCGCCGCTTCAACTTCTTTGACCTGCCCATCCATGACCCCGATTTGTACGAGGAAGTGGTGGACGAGGCGCTCTTGCGTGCAGAACAGGCAAAGGATCGCAAGATTGCCATCTACGCATGGGACAGTGACCCGAAGGCTGTGGCGATCACCAAGAAACATGCCCAGCTTGCCCAGGTCGACCACCTGATCACCTTTTCCGTGAAGGATTTCACCAAGGTGACCAAGGAGGACGTCCCTGCTGAGACAGGCTACATCATCACCGATCCTCCCTACGGCTTGAGAATGGAAGGACCGATTGATCTTCAGGTCCTCTATCGCCAGATGGGCAAGCAGATCAGCACCCTGTTCGGGGGCTGGCATGCAGCAATCCTCTGCGGGCAGCAGGAGCTGCTCAGCCATGTTGATATGAAACCCGATAGGACCAACACCGTGAACAACGGGGGAGTGACGTGCCAGATTGCCCACTACTACGTCTTCACCGATGAGGAGCGCCAGCAGATGATCGAACGCGCCATCGAGCGCAAGAAGGAACGCCTCGCCCAGCCTTTGAGCGAGGGGGCACAGATGGCATACAACCGCCTGGTGAAAAACCTCGCGGCCATCAAGCCGATCATGGCAGAGCAGAACGTCACCTGTTACCGCATCTATGATGCCGATATGCCCGAATACAGCGCTGCAATCGACCTGTATGAGGGCAAGTACATCAGCCTGCAGGAGTATGCACCCCCTGCAACCATCGATCCGGAAGCGGCACTCAAGCGCCTAGGGGAACTCATCGATGCAACCGAACGTGCAACCGGCATCGACCGTGAGCAGATCTATGTCAGGCAGAGAACCCCCCAGAAGGGAGAGAAGCAGTATGAGAAGATGGCCAGCACCGACAAGTTCTACATCATCAATGAGAACGGTGCCAAGTACCTGGTGAACTTCACCGACTATCTCGATACCGGTATCTTCCTCGACCATCGCCCGATCAGGGCACAGATCGCCCAGCTCGCAGAGGGCAAACGCTTTCTGAACCTCTTCTGCTATACCGGCACGGCAACCGTGCAGGCAGCAAAGGGAGGGGCCCTGAGCACCGTCAGCGTCGATGCCTCGTCCACCTACCTTGACTGGGCGGTGAAGAACATGCAGGTCAACGGGTACACCGAGATGAATCACTTCTTCTACCGAAGTGACTGCCTGCAGTTCCTCTTTGATACCTACGACCGCTATGACCTTATCTTCTGTGACCCCCCGACCTTCTCCAATGGCAAGGGCAGGGATACCTTTGACGTCGACCGTGACCAGGTTCGCCTGATCAAGGCGTGCATGATGCACCTCGACCAGAAAGGAACGCTCATCTTCAGCTGCAACTACCGAAAGTTCAGCATGGATGAACGCCTCCTGGAT